The genomic region ACCCCGGAGCCCATCTGAGTTCTTCTGCGAGGCGACGTGTGCCTGTTGGCCTCGGCTGTGCCTCTTTCGCACTCCGATATGACGCTGCGGAGCCCAGTGAAGGAGTACACCTCGACGTCTTGCCATCGCTTGCAGCAGCACTCCTTCTCCTTTTGTGAGCAGCAGCATGGGTCGGTCTGGTGAAGTTTCGACAGGGACTGGAAATCTGAGGTGGGTTTGGACACCTGGCTTGACTCCAGGGCTGCTGCCACTGCCAGGTTTGGAGACTCAAGTGGGGAGCTGCTGCGAGATTCAGTGCTGCTCCCACCGGCAGACTCTTCAGATGATTCCAGTGAGAAGACGGTGGGAACTTTAGCACCGAACACAGCTTCCGGCTGTCCAGCTTTGCAGCTCTCTTTGGGAGGTTGGACGGCAAGGGCCTGGTAAGCCTCTGTTTGTTTGCTATGTTTCGCCTGACAGCTGGCTGCCGGAACTGCAGAGCTACAATAGGTGAATTTAGGAGGATGAAGAATTGGCGATTTAGAGCGTCGTCTTCGCTGTGTTCTGATAGCACCCCGTGCTGGTTTCCTGGTAGAACTGCATAATTTGAATTTTTCCAGGTGTAGGtaagaaaagagaaaaagaaaaaagttattttacaaCAGCTGGCTTAACTTGGTTAGTAGGTGAAAACTCCAAAGTCCTAAAATCTCTAACCTGCCCTTATTGGGTTAAGAGACATTAAAAACACAATAGCATAGTGGCAAGCCTGCACACGACAGCTTCATAGGAAGACAAACATTTCACCCATTTGATGCTATCACTCCATTGATACTTTTAACGTATTCTTGAACAGGTAGATGGTACATCAATGAACtgtctcatctgaaggatggcATCTCAGACAATACAGTGGAAGTCAGCCACCATTATGCGCTCAAGCTCTGAGCTGGGGACTGAACCTATAAAAACGTTCATTGGCCACAGGACAAAAGTCCTATCAATTAAGGCAAGCTGACATTGGCAAGggtagtgctggtcattgctgctctGCAATGGTCCCGAGGGTGGTATACATCTTTGAATGCGGTTCTGTTTTCTTGCCCTTGCAGGCAGGCATGTGCTCAGCAGTTTGATCAGACATCTCACTGCAAGAGAGAAGTCTGCCAGTTCTCCATTTCATTGATCTAGTCCAAACGAGAGAAAGGCAGACCACCAATATCCAAagattagccaagtggttgcacATTTATATTTTTCTTCAAGGAAGTGGAGAAGAAcagatgtgtgtgggggggggggaggaacggaaaaggggggggggggggggggggggatgacgacttgcatttaaataacacCTTTCATGTCACAGgttacttcagaagtacttcattggctgtgaagcaatgTAGAGAAATGCAACAGCTATTTtgtgcaaagcaagatcccacaaaatgATGCAACTAATAGTGATGTTAGTTATGGGATATTTGCTTAAACCAGCTCCAAGCAACAATGAGCAGTAGGCGAACCACTCACACGATTTAAGTTTTGAATGCTATTTAAAGGAATTTTCAGTATAGAAGCTAAAAGAAAAGATGGAAGGTTCCTCTCAAATTGGGTATAAAATAGCTTCCTGTGTGGGTTAGGTATATAAGGAAAGTCCTTTCTAGCCCAATTAAAAATCCAATCCAACAAAGAAGTTGATTCTATCCAGTAGTCTCTACTATGAACTGTTTCCTGCAGGTGCTCCTGTGAAGGGTAGGACTTATCACAGGAAGAGACAGCAGcaccacagtgagtggagagggttACTCAAGTTTGCTTGTTCTCTGCCTGTGGCATAAAAGAGCTGAATGTCGAGGACATACATGCAGATCAGTGCAAATATTCACTTCATTGATTGCTTGGTCACTATTGCCAAAGGTTCAATGAGAATGTACAACCGCATAAAAAGATACAAGGGCCTTTAGAGCTTTGTAATGTCTTAGGTTGCTTCACGGTGGGGGAAGTCATCAGAAGCACCGATGGATGCTTTCAGGCAGCTTTAGAAGCTGGCAAGATATGAGGAATCTCCTCTACCTTGCTATCTGGCCTGGTGCTGCTTATGGTTCTCACTTTCCCTTTTTATGTGGTCTTTATTTGCTGCTCTGAAGATCTCTGCATGGTTTGCTCAACACGGGGATACTAGGAAAACTGGATTTGGTTAGAATACAAAATAAAGAGGGCTCTATTCTAAATAATCTTAATACAATTATTGGTTCTGCAGTTTTCTCCCTAAGACACTAGACACCTTTGAGTTGGTCATAGGGATTTCAGCTAAACTGGAAAATATTTGGAACATTATAGAACCACAGACTACAATTGGCTTAGTGGACAAGTTTTCAAAAACCTCAGGCAGAATTGTGGAAGCACTGATTAAATAGATAGACTGTAAAGTATCAGCTGCTTACCCGTGCCAGCTTTCTTTGGAAGCACACGTTGTCCTAGATTTAGCTCCATCGGGACTGCCTCGCACAGACGTCCTTGAAGTTGTTGTTTCGGTATTTATGCGGACTGATGCAGGCGCAGCACTGTGAGCAGAAACACATACAAAGGCAACGTTAAGATTCTAGCATGCTCCAAATACTCTCTCTTTTCTTGTGCCCAACAGAAACTTCCAAAGGCAAGCCCTGTTCACTAAACACTGAAACTAGTCTGGGATCGTGAACTATTAACCTTTTCACTGCTACTGAAAATGATACCTCTACGCGAAGAGGATACTCTGCCAGATTGAGACGTAGACAGTGTGTgcagttgggaatttggttcagctGGGAATTCAGTGCACGGGGGCAGAAAGTTGCTCCTTTTTCTACTTTTTTTCCCTAGTCTCCAGGAGTTGGTGAGTTTTCTTCATTGTCTCCAAGCTAGGTGGGTGCATCTTTCTATTACTATGTGTGTGTAAATTATTAAGTAATTGACTAACTAAATAAATAAGGTTGGACAGAAAAGACAGAGCTGGTGGTACACTGTGACTGCAACATGTGAGAATTTGTGGAACGCCCTGCAATCCTGGGGCAACCATaactgcagtaagtgtctgcagcttaggcAACTTCGGTTCAGAGTTGCTGcgctggagtctgagttgcagaCATTGAGGGGcatcagggtggggtgggggagagttacctggacactttgttccaggaggcagtcacaagcCTTAGGTTAGGCAGAACCTTAGaattggtcaatggtcagggaaaGGTGGGTGCGACTGCCAGTCAGGTAGGTATGGGAAATCAGCATGTAGTGATGGGCTATTCTTAGCCCCTGACTTTATGCAACAAGTATGTGTGCTTgcttaaaaaaaactgcagatgctggaaatccaaaacaaaaacagaattacctggaaaaactcagcaggtcttgcagcatcagcggagaagaaaagagttgacgtttcgagtcttcatgacccttccacagaaccggaagggtcatgaggactcgaaacgtcaactcttttcttctccaccgatgctgccagacctgctgagtttttccaggtaattctgtttttgttgtgtgcttgctacctgtgtggatgagaaggGCCtctaggtgggtgagtgggctggccATGGCATTTTGGTGAAGGGTGTCATTCAagtgaaggtggggggtggggtggtgagtgaAGAGGAATGTTTCAGTGACAGAAACAGCATAGTTGGCAGGATAGTTGTGTTACTAGGAGCTCAAagattgtgttgcctgcccggtgccagggttaaggatatctccttgtggctagagaggaacttggagtaggaAGGGAAGGGTCCAATTGTCTTGGCCCACGTGGGAaccagtgacataggtagaaccagGAATTCTGTTCTGCTAAGAGAACTGAAGGATAATCGGgaccaaattaaaatgcagaacatcaaaggtagATTGTTATCTGAGCCATGTGCCAATTGGTatagggtcaagcagattagagaattaaattcATGACTCAGAGTGGTGTGGGGAGAAGGGGTTTCaattatggggcactggcatcagtactcagTGAAGAGTGAGCTAATCCGAGCATATTAAGAGTAagaaagtagctaaagtaaacattggttccTTAGAAGCAGACACATGAgaaatcatggggaatgaggaaattgcagaggcattgaacacatattttgtgcctgtcttcacagtagaagacaagtttcataccagaaaaAGACGGCATCCTATGGGctaaagagtgaggaaattaatatcaacCGAGAAAAAGTATAGGAAAAACCTGAGGGGCAAAAATCCGATGGCTTATGCCCTAGGATCCTAAAAAAGACAGTGCATTTGCTGGCTACgattttctaaaattccttagattcaggaatggcCCCACTAGTTCGGAAGTTGGCAAATATTAcatcacttttcaagaaaggagggagagagaaaacagtgagcttacaggccagttagcacaACAttggtcattgggaaaatatggAAGTCTTCACAACGCACTTAGAAAAGCACAGTATGAGTAGAACTAGTCAACATGATCTCACTAaaaggaaatcctgtttgacgaatttattagagttttttaaaggatgtaactagtagggtagatgaaggtgaaccagtagatgcagtatacctggatttccgaatttcaataagatgccacacaaaaggttaataggcaagctaagagctcatggagttggaggcaatattttagcatggatataccataagacatgggagaagtaggccattcggcccattgagtctgctccgccattcaatgagatcacagctgatctaataatcctcaactccactttcctgtcttttccccataacccttgattcccttacggattaaaaatctgtctatctcagccttgaatatacttaacgacccagcctctacagccctctgcggtaaagaattccacagattaactcccctctgagagaagaaattcctccccatctctgtcttaaatgggtgaccccttactctgagattatgccctctggtcctagactctcccacaagaggaagcaacctctcagcatctaccctgacataagaaataggaacaggagtagaccattcagccccttgagcctgctccgccattcaataagatcatgactgatgatCTTacgtttcgatttccacattcccacctaacctctataacctttgatccctttgtctaacaagaatctatctacctcagtcttaaaaatattcaatgacctcacctccaccaccttctgaggcagaaagttccaaagtcacacaagccccaaagaaaaaaaaattctcatctctgtcctaaaaggatgacccctaattttaaaacagtgccccctagttctgggctcacccacaagaagaaacatcctttcggcgtccaccttgtcaatgccgttcaggatcttacatacttcaatcaaatcacccctcactcttctaaactccagtggaaacaagcccagtctgtccaacctttcctcttaagacaactcactcattccagatatcaatctaggaaacctcctttgaacagcctccaatgtatttacatccttccttaaatgagaccaaaaccccacacagtattcgaggtgtggtctcaccaatgtcctgtataactgaagcggaACATCCTTACTTTTTTGTTATAGCATTCCATTgaccttcttgattacttgctgtacctctgaatgctaactttttgtgattcatgtaccagaacacctagacccctctgcacttcagaattatgcagccgttccccatttaagtaatactcttttttgttcttcctgccaaagtgaaaaacttcacattttcccacgttaaactccatttgccagatctttgcccactcactcaacctatctatatccatctgcaacctcatgtcctcgtCACAAcattctttcctacctatctttgtcatctgcaaatttagctaccatgtcttcacacCCCTCAAAGTCATTGATCTAAATGttaaaagttgaagccccagtacAAACTCTGTGGagctccactcgtcacatcctgccaaccagtcaagcccctaagaatcttacatgtttcaataaggttgcctttcattttctacactccagtgagtacaggcccaacctactcaacctctcctcataagaaaatccctccatacctgggatcaacctagtgaatcttctctggactgcctccaatactagtatatctttcctcagataaggggaccaaaattattCTCAGTATTCTAGGCGTGGTCTAGCTGATGTCTTGTTTGTTTCAGCAAGAGTTCCCTATTTtagtactccattccctttgaaataaaggccaacaatccATCTGCCTTTccgattacctgctgaacttgtaggTTAGTTTTTTTGGGATTCGTGCACGAGAGCTCCCAAATccttgtgctgtagctttctgcagtctttctccatgtaaataataatcagcttctctattcttgtCAAAATGATTaccacacattttcccacattatattccatctgccaactttttgcccactcaatgaacctgtctctatccctctgcagactctttgccttcccacctatttttgtgtcattcgcaaacatGGGAATAGTACATTCAATttcctcatttaagtcattaatatatactgtaaataattgtggccccagcactgatccctgtgacactccactagttac from Carcharodon carcharias isolate sCarCar2 chromosome 14, sCarCar2.pri, whole genome shotgun sequence harbors:
- the oser1 gene encoding oxidative stress-responsive serine-rich protein 1 isoform X2, with product MESESKGGEDDESLQMAFKKLKVDSERAAPASVRINTETTTSRTSVRGSPDGAKSRTTCASKESWHGSTRKPARGAIRTQRRRRSKSPILHPPKFTYCSSAVPAASCQAKHSKQTEAYQALAVQPPKESCKAGQPEAVFGAKVPTVFSLESSEESAGGSSTESRSSSPLESPNLAVAAALESSQVSKPTSDFQSLSKLHQTDPCCCSQKEKECCCKRWQDVEVYSFTGLRSVISECERGTAEANRHTSPRRRTQMGSGVSGSPRSCSEEARTFVEDITIEDLSGYMEYYLYIPKKMSHMAEMMYT
- the oser1 gene encoding oxidative stress-responsive serine-rich protein 1 isoform X1, which produces MRIYRDLNFNFEELEIRSATTGMMDCISQAVCPNMESESKGGEDDESLQMAFKKLKVDSERAAPASVRINTETTTSRTSVRGSPDGAKSRTTCASKESWHGSTRKPARGAIRTQRRRRSKSPILHPPKFTYCSSAVPAASCQAKHSKQTEAYQALAVQPPKESCKAGQPEAVFGAKVPTVFSLESSEESAGGSSTESRSSSPLESPNLAVAAALESSQVSKPTSDFQSLSKLHQTDPCCCSQKEKECCCKRWQDVEVYSFTGLRSVISECERGTAEANRHTSPRRRTQMGSGVSGSPRSCSEEARTFVEDITIEDLSGYMEYYLYIPKKMSHMAEMMYT